A single Buteo buteo chromosome 17, bButBut1.hap1.1, whole genome shotgun sequence DNA region contains:
- the GCM1 gene encoding chorion-specific transcription factor GCMa produces the protein MLKGTDDVVMEQEDSASRHGEMTSWDINDIKLPQDVRQIDWFQEWPDSYVKRIYSSEDKNAQRHHSSWAMRNTNNHNSRILKKSCLGVVVCGNDCLTLDGKKIYLRPAICDKARQKQQRKCCPNCSGPLRLLSCRGHGGYPVTNFWRHEGQFIFFQSKGAHDHPRPETKVEAEARRSIQKAQMAFSPSSPRLKRIREIESLTGAMPMREALPSLLSEPDASMPPAHFGRHLSKNSQELTPGSHSRQPPYPRACGEDGGCGEEPTWSRIPHVLPVTEGGHNDFRPNTGPSGDDSCEEKPPPAYGGRCLPPPPYPAPQGGPCPTASGAHHLRQLLAPPRRSEGDGGRHMGLGCCSDDMVFNLYPLR, from the exons atgctgaaaggcaCAGATGATGTTGTGATGGAGCAGGAGGACTCTGCTTCCCGACATGGAGAAATGACAAGTTGGGATATCAATGACATCAAACTTCCCCAG GACGTAAGACAGATAGACTGGTTTCAAGAATGGCCAGATTCCTATGTAAAACGTATCTACAGCTCAGAGGATAAAAATGCTCAGAGGCACCACAGCAGCTGGGCCATGAGAAACACCAACAACCACAACTCTCGCATCTTAAAAAAGTCCTGCCTCGGGGTGGTGGTCTGCGGCAACGACTGCTTGACTTTGGATGGGAAGAAGATCTACCTAAGACCAGCCATATGTGATAAAGCTAGGCAGAAACAACAGC GGAAATGCTGTCCAAACTGCAGTGGACCCCTGCGGCTCCTTTCCTGCCGAGGCCATGGTGGTTACCCAGTTACCAACTTCTGGAGGCACGAAGGCCAATTCATATTTTTTCAG TCCAAAGGAGCTCATGACCATCCACGTCCAGAAACAAAGGTAGAAGCAGAAGCAAGAAGATCAATCCAAAAAGCACAGATGgctttttctccatcttctccaagATTAAAAAGAATCCGGGAGATTGAG TCTCTGACAGGTGCAATGCCGATGCGGGAGGCTTTGCCTTCGCTTCTTTCTGAGCCGGATGCTTCCATGCCGCCTGCTCATTTCGGGAGACATTTAAGCAAAAACTCCCAGGAGCTGACACCGGGCAGCCACTCCCGGCAGCCGCCGTACCCAAGAGCATGTGGGGAGGACGGGGGCTGCGGAGAGGAGCCCACCTGGAGCAGGATCCCG CACGTCCTGCCCGTGACAGAGGGCGGCCATAACGACTTCAGGCCTAACACTGGCCCTTCGGGGGATGACTCCTGTGAGGAGAAGCCCCCGCCGGCCTACGGCGGCCGCTGCCTCCCTCCGCCGCCCTACCCAGCACCTCAGGGCGGGCCCTGCCCCACAGCGAGCGGGGCACACCACCTCCGCCAGCTTTTGGCTCCTCCGAGGAGAAGCGAAGGAGACGGAGGGCGCCATATGGGTCTCGGCTGCTGCAGTGACGACATGGTTTTTAACCTGTACCCCTTACGGTGA